A single region of the Arcobacter lacus genome encodes:
- a CDS encoding GGDEF domain-containing protein, with the protein MPNWTEIIEKLDYAFQPIIYSHSGKIYAVEALLRNVHEIPGLMSIDDLFDLAFNDDYLYELDLQLREKAISKFAKIKQSNLKLFYNLDNRIIYNKNYSQGNTAKILKKYNLNKDSICFELSEKGTAIEQNALSTMLQRYKESGYKIAIDDFGIGVSGLKLLYFSEAHIIKLDRFFITNIDQDSKKKLFCSSIIEMAHIMGMQVIAEGIETAKEFYTCKDIGADFIQGYLVQKPTTNIDKIEKIYNNICSLISEDKRASQNNFIDEKFIENILPLNVNTSLYDLFLHFKENTKSHFVPITDEFGNFLGIIYESDIKKISYSQYGLSLAQNRTFSSTLLKYIKPALSVEISWGIDKILEIYNLNSNNSLGIFITSSDKYIGFINLNSLLTLSYKRNIEIATNQNPLTKLPGNNQIEKFIDKSFKKNQKDITHIIYFDFNDFKPFNDIYGFRQGDRAILIFSELLQKRYSKDSFIAHIGGDDFFVGLKNKDKEDVFELTSNVQDEFRNSAKNIYSKEDKKNGFIISKDRFNEKRRFELLSVSAAIIEINSKSDISNFDNTLNIVKKASKNSKKPIYSVL; encoded by the coding sequence ATGCCAAATTGGACTGAAATAATAGAAAAATTAGATTATGCTTTTCAGCCTATAATTTACTCTCATAGTGGCAAAATTTATGCTGTTGAAGCACTACTTAGAAATGTTCATGAAATACCAGGATTGATGAGTATTGATGACTTATTTGATTTAGCATTTAATGATGATTATTTGTATGAATTGGATTTACAGCTAAGAGAAAAAGCGATAAGTAAATTTGCAAAAATAAAACAAAGCAATTTGAAACTTTTTTATAATTTAGATAATAGAATAATTTATAACAAAAATTATTCTCAAGGAAATACTGCAAAAATACTAAAAAAGTATAACTTGAACAAAGATAGTATTTGTTTTGAATTAAGTGAAAAAGGTACAGCAATAGAGCAAAATGCTTTATCAACAATGTTACAAAGATATAAAGAAAGTGGTTACAAAATAGCTATTGATGATTTTGGAATAGGTGTATCAGGACTTAAACTTTTGTATTTTAGTGAAGCACATATTATAAAACTTGATAGATTTTTTATTACAAATATTGACCAAGACTCTAAGAAAAAACTTTTTTGTTCCTCGATAATTGAAATGGCTCATATTATGGGAATGCAAGTAATTGCAGAAGGTATAGAAACAGCAAAAGAGTTTTATACTTGTAAAGATATTGGAGCAGATTTTATACAAGGATATTTAGTTCAAAAACCAACAACAAATATTGATAAAATAGAAAAGATTTATAATAATATTTGCTCTTTGATATCTGAAGATAAAAGAGCAAGCCAAAATAATTTTATTGATGAAAAATTTATAGAAAATATTTTACCTTTAAATGTAAATACCTCTTTATATGATTTATTTTTGCATTTCAAAGAAAATACTAAAAGCCATTTTGTACCTATAACTGACGAATTTGGAAATTTTTTAGGAATAATTTATGAAAGTGATATAAAAAAAATATCTTACTCTCAATATGGTTTATCTTTAGCTCAAAATAGAACATTTTCATCAACTTTATTAAAGTATATAAAACCAGCTTTAAGTGTTGAAATCTCTTGGGGAATTGATAAAATTTTAGAAATTTATAATCTAAATTCAAATAACTCTTTGGGAATATTTATAACATCTTCAGATAAATATATAGGATTTATAAATCTAAACTCTTTATTAACACTTTCTTATAAAAGAAATATTGAAATTGCTACAAATCAAAATCCTCTTACAAAACTCCCTGGAAATAATCAAATAGAAAAATTTATAGATAAAAGTTTTAAGAAAAATCAAAAAGATATAACTCACATAATTTATTTTGATTTTAATGATTTTAAACCTTTCAATGATATTTATGGATTTAGGCAAGGAGATAGGGCGATTTTAATATTCTCAGAACTTTTGCAAAAAAGATATTCAAAAGACTCTTTTATCGCACATATTGGTGGAGATGATTTTTTTGTTGGACTAAAAAATAAAGACAAAGAAGATGTATTTGAATTGACGTCAAATGTACAAGATGAATTTAGAAATAGTGCAAAAAATATCTATTCAAAAGAGGATAAAAAAAATGGTTTTATTATCTCAAAAGATAGATTCAATGAAAAAAGAAGATTTGAATTACTATCTGTTTCAGCTGCGATTATAGAGATAAATTCAAAATCTGACATTTCAAATTTTGATAACACTTTAAATATAGTGAAAAAAGCTTCAAAAAATTCAAAAAAACCTATTTATAGTGTTTTGTAA
- the pstC gene encoding phosphate ABC transporter permease subunit PstC yields the protein MNSFESRKKQRELNEKLIKIALIFAAAISILTTFGILFSILFEAIEFFKLRSFWYFLTGTVWSPGVAGSQFGALPIFAGTFVITIIALLVAIPIGLGSAIYMSEYASPKLRDYLKPLLEVLAGIPTVVYGFFAAVTVAPFVVKVAAIFGLEATFNSALASGVVMGIMIIPLVSSLSDDVIKAVPDSQRKAAFGLGMTHGETIKNIVLPSAMPGIISASLLALSRALGETMIVVMAAGLRPNLSWNPLEDMTTVTVTIVNSLVGDFEFNSPETLSAFALGLMLFIVTLILNMISLSMIRKFKEKYKVNTL from the coding sequence TTGAATAGTTTTGAATCACGAAAAAAACAAAGAGAACTCAACGAAAAATTAATAAAAATTGCACTTATATTCGCAGCTGCAATCTCAATATTAACTACTTTTGGAATTTTGTTTTCGATTTTATTTGAAGCAATAGAGTTTTTTAAATTAAGAAGTTTCTGGTACTTTTTAACTGGAACAGTTTGGAGTCCAGGAGTTGCAGGAAGTCAATTTGGTGCATTACCAATTTTTGCAGGTACATTTGTAATAACAATTATAGCTTTACTTGTGGCAATTCCTATTGGTCTTGGAAGTGCGATTTATATGAGTGAATATGCAAGTCCAAAATTAAGAGATTATTTAAAACCACTTTTAGAAGTTCTTGCTGGTATTCCAACTGTTGTTTATGGATTTTTTGCTGCTGTTACAGTGGCTCCATTTGTTGTAAAAGTTGCAGCAATTTTTGGTTTAGAAGCTACATTTAATAGCGCATTAGCTTCTGGAGTTGTTATGGGAATTATGATTATTCCTTTAGTTTCTTCACTTTCTGATGATGTTATAAAAGCAGTTCCTGATTCTCAAAGAAAAGCAGCTTTTGGACTTGGTATGACACATGGTGAAACTATTAAAAATATTGTTTTACCTTCAGCAATGCCAGGAATTATTTCAGCTTCACTTTTAGCTCTTTCACGTGCTCTTGGTGAAACAATGATTGTTGTTATGGCAGCAGGTTTAAGACCAAATCTTTCTTGGAATCCACTTGAAGACATGACGACGGTTACAGTTACAATAGTAAACTCTTTGGTTGGAGATTTTGAATTTAATTCGCCTGAAACTCTTTCTGCTTTTGCTTTAGGATTGATGTTATTTATTGTAACTTTGATTTTAAATATGATTTCATTGTCAATGATAAGAAAATTTAAAGAAAAATATAAAGTGAATACATTATGA